From the Labrus mixtus chromosome 10, fLabMix1.1, whole genome shotgun sequence genome, the window AGTGCCAGACCCTCAGATACATTTATACCAAACAACgactgaatttaaatgttttatgattcATATTAAGGtctatttaaattttttaaaatgtgaaaaatggcaccaaaaaaactcaaattggCTTTATGTTCAGAAGGATATCATGAATATTTCacatcaaatgtgtttgtttcaggatTGTGGCTTTAATAGGAATATCTAAAACAATCAGCATATCAAAATAACATGTTGAAATTCAGGCTGACTCTTTACTGACCTTTACTGCGACCCTTCTTGGTAACACGCTGGCCACATGTTGTTATATGAGCAGAACACAGGAGAGGTCTGACTTTCCAGAAACTGTATGTACAGTAAGCACATttgtaatcctgtaaaaacacaactcagcCATGAGTTCAAAAATACTTTGAAAGTGTTTCCCCCTGTGGATCCCTCAGTCATGAAGGCGACCAGTCGACTGTGGTTTCAGCGCTTAGCGGCAGCAGCGAGTCCTGCTCTGACAGTAAATGACGAGACATGAAGCTACATTTAATGACACGAGGTATATTATAGCTTGAGCTTTATTATGTTTGACGTcaagagtttttgttttttactgaccTTGAGGAACAATTTGAGTAATATTCACAGAGACCAAACTTGTTTTATGTCTCAAACAGAACACGTTTCTGTTGACAGGGCTAATTGTTAAGTGTGTGGTTGCTGATCTCGAGGCCAAAGAACCACTTTTGGTTGTTCCAAGTTTTGTTTAACTTATGCAGAACCCACAGTGTTCTGGATTGACACTGGTCATACTGTATCCATTGTGCACAGAGTCAGTGTGCTGACTTCTTCTAATAATAGAATATAAACTACTTGGCAAGCAGCACTGCATTTAAAGATTCCACCTCCCTTTGTATAAAGGGGCTTGCCTTTTGCAAAAAGGGAATTctatgtttcattttgaagttaTTGGTCCAGTTCCAAGACCATCCAGCCTCCACTGATCAAAGGTCGAGTCAGAGAAAAGCCTGGCGGGAGGCTTATGCAAAAATGTCGTCTCCTTATTGCGAATCGGCCCGGCACGTTGGAAACCATCGGCGCTCGTTTTAAATGTCAATATACCCAGATGCAGTTTGGCTCTGCTTGGTCAAGTTTGAAGTAtgtggatggaaaaaaaaaaaagaaaaagaaaagctcgCTTGGAAATAGAACTTGAGGGGTTTCGAAAGTTGCATTGATTAAATTCCTTGACTTTGTGCAAGGTTGATTTTAACTCCCCAGTCCTGCAGAACATATCTGCAGACAGTGATGCACAGTGGACATTTAAGGAAAGTCTATATTGCAGAAATGCcttgaaagtattttttattcccatttcagtttaattaaaaGGCCCACTTAAATACTTCATCTTCTCTTTGATTGTTGCTGTTTAATATTAACATTGTTCTTGTTGTCGTTTAAAAGGTTGATGACAACATGAAGGGACATAAAACATTCCTTGAAATCTTTTTAGCCAACTCTGCTCCCCCCTTCTTCTTTTCGGAGGAGGAGGTCTTCAGCGCTGATCCATTATGTTAATGGTGAATTACCGGGTCACACATCAAGCGCTACGTTTTTTTCACCTCTAAAAGCAGGCCAGACGTCCAAAGAGCCCAATGACGGAGCTGGGGGACTTCTGGGTCTGTTGGAGGTATAACGACCAGATAGCATCGCTTGGAATTTAaacagaagtatttttttttctccctcaaaGCCGCCATCTTTCAGTCTGACGGTTACTGTAAACATCATTCCAGCACACAGCAATATAAGACATGCTACTCCACATTCCTGTGGCgcttttaaaaatggaaaaaaaaacaaaaaaaaaaacgtctaaaTTATTGCATGTTTACAGGTGTGGAGCGTTTACATCAAAGCACGTTGTGTTTTTAAGTGCTGTTACTCTTCACTAATATTTCCATTTATTATCCTTGTGTTGTGACTTTACAGACTTTACACAACTCCAACCGTATGTTGTTTATGACGCATtacaaaaatcacatttcattAATTAACACAGCGGACATTTTGAcggttaaataataaaaagtcagaaaatagAATTTCACTTTCTCTGCCAGAAAGTTCTGCAATAATGTAATAAAAGCAATATTATAAACTGCACCATCTGTGAAAACTCAATGACCTTTGCAAGGATATAAAAAGCATTCAGAGATGTTGCAAAATCTTTCTTTTCGTTTAAAAAGGACACTGACGTTAAGAGCAGTCTTCACACTTTGTATATAAAAATACCTTGGCATTATGAAGAGAGGGGAATGTACTCTCTATGTCCTACCAATCGCTACCTACAGTATTTCTCATGATATTCAACATGCATATCACAAAATCCCATTTCAAAACATCCAGTCTATATAAAGTTGGACAACACAACGATTCTTCCTCCcattgtacaaaagtgaagccaaatacCCGTGTGACCAGAGATGACACATTgctcatttggagccagagtctgtgCATGGTGATTGGCTGGAATTGAACTTACCAATAAAACGTCTCCCTCAGGCCAGATCAGTCCACAGAGCGGCAGATTCTTGTGTCCGTTTGAAGCAGACGTTCACAGTTATGGAAAGGTCACTGACTCCTGCGTTACTGTTTGTGATTTTTCCACCTCTACTTTGATAATCCATTGCACACAGGGCTGCAGAAGCTGCATTTGTAAACCACGCTGTCAATCCAGGCACGTTACACCTTTCTAAAGCATCAAATATCTAATGTAAAAGAAACTTATCCGAAGGAGCATGACAATAACTAGCTATCGCAACAGAAACCGTGTTTGAGACAAAAGTATTTggcatttattttcattttaaagtctgCCCCATGTCCCATATGTTAAAAGTTTtctatgcgattttttgatccagcagatgtcgcccttgagcaccagcatgaaaccaaaacaactctcgctgcattgttgtgttagcatgtgaatgctagcgatctttattatgctcgtatcttcacactgcatgtaaatttacctgaaatgagcgtgatctagaaacacagttaagcagtgagtacagtatgttattcttcttttctctagtccctcaattaaacaacttttatacgcgaggggaggagtcagccggccgtccgggcgatgtaaacaaagtgaagataggactctgaaaactctgaaaacatcacagacagtgggactcgggtgttacacccattgtagacagtcatgactcacagagttattttcagaggatatacttgatttatattatatttaagtgtgaatataaagcctttaatatggaggaggcagagtctatgagcagccagtcagtaggagGAGCTCTAAACATTCTGGCTTCACTTTAAAGCAGGTGTTGTGTTGTCCATCTTCTTATACAGTTAAAAGGGTCCAAACCAGGACATGCACTGACTTCCACCATTTTCCATGGtgcaataaagacataaaaaaagttcttttttaaaatatagtccTCATTTTTATTAACAGAGGCCAAATAAAActcatcacattttatttacaaaggGAGGCAATAAATATCTTAATAATAGTCATAAAATTATTTTTGcttacatttgtttaaaaaaaaaaaaaaattgtaaatgtGTCATGTTGTTAGTAGCAgttcatacaaaaaaacaacaacaacctgccAGCAGACAGGTGAATACATACTacaggtgaggagggggggctgGAGTTTGTCGTCAAGTGAGAAAAAGAGTGAAGCAAAGACTTTTCCCCCGTCGTTTCAGGATTCACActcaaactgaaaaatgttCCAAGAATCCCGGATAAGTCGGTCACATGGGGGAGAAGTCTTAATTGTCGAATGTGGATTTATGAAGTGATCGGAGTCGATTAGAGCTACAGTAGTCCTGCCTGGTGGATCTGACAAacaaggttttaaaaaacaaatccagtGAGATTGGAAAAGAGAGAATAAAGGTGAATCAGGACGAAAAGATCAAAAGAGCTCACCGTCGACTGATTCATGAGATTAACTCAACATAAAGTCGGACatataaaaagataataaaaaaaaagaaaaaaggaggtaGAGGAAGTCTTCATCACCAACCCCAAACATGTTGagctagctcacactcaaagaatCAACACAACTTcaggaagatttaaaaaaaacaaaaaaaaaacgagtccAGGTGGAGACGAAAGGGATTAACATCCGTCTTTCAAAAGTGATAAAGTTGGAAGACTTGGTGGAGTTATGAATCACATCAGCtgttatgtttttgtcttgttgtttttttagtgtttgaATAAGACTAAAGCCTCGGCTGGTGCCCGACTAGTCAAAGCATGTCGTGTTTTAGCTGAATCACAGGCTGCATGGAAACGTCAaggaaatcacacacacagcacttgGAAGGGTTCAGAGCATTCCAGGAGTGAAGCTGAGGTTGAGAGAcgtatggaaaaaaaaaaaaaaaagaaaagaaaaagaaagagagagagagagagagagagagacctgtaAAATATTGCACTCAAAGCTAACACAGTGATCCCGGCAGCAGCAGTGTCACCTGCGaccgccgccgcctcctcctcctcctcctcctcctcctcccctcctcctctccatttcATCTCCATGGTGTCTGATTCCAGTGGAAAGTATGGGATCCGCGTTGTCAGgggcaacacaaacaaaaaccgACAGGTATTCCAATAAATCTCTAGTTGGCTGATTTTTATAACATTGCGTCAGCTCCTGCTTtcggcccccccccccctccccattgtCAAAAAGAGAAGTATGCCTTCAAGCTTGCAGTTCAAAAACGGAGCTGAGGACGACAGCGACAGGGAATTCTCTCGGAGGTCCTTTTTAGTTTATCCAGTATAAATAACTTGACAAGATTAGCACAATGACATCAACCCCCGAGGAATCCAAGAGTAAGGAAAATACTCAGTCAtcctgaaatacaaaaataaaacatctttgactcttttttttgttcttttttttgtgtctgtcttttccTTTACAGAAGTGAAGTCTTTAAGGTGATTCTTTAAGACAAGAAGCTTGAgattgagtttatttttttccccccccttcAGAGGAAAAATTAGTGCTATCCCATTGGTCCAAAATCAGTTCCTCTTGGAGTTGGGTTTTAACCGCCGAGCCCTTCGTGTCCGCTTAGTCACTGTGGTGAATCGGAACTCCTCCAGCGGGTCCAGCCTGCCTTTGGGCTGGCGCTTCATGAAGTGGACTTCCTGTTGCCTCTGCGTGGTCCGCGAGCCCTTCTTGGGCCGGCCCTTCCTGTTGAAGCCGAGGTACCAGCCTTTGTACTTTGCCGACACGAGAGCCGTGTAGTTGTTCTCCAGGAATTCCTCGACAAAGACGCACTCCTGCTTCCTTCCATCGGGCTGAAAGACGGAGGGGAAAACGGGACATTCATTAATTATTAACGCAGCAGTGTGAGCGCTTTTTCAACCAACACTGTGGCTCATTTTCACTGCACCTGACAGAATCAGACTAGCTTGCTTTTCTGTTGGGTTTGGCCATTTTTTCCTCACCAGTGTaaattttgaaatatttgaaatatgtGAAATGAAGTTTCTGCAATTTGAACTTTAATTTACCATCAATATGTGTCAGAATCGATTTTTTATTCCAAATCTGTAACACTGAAGGAGTAAGCTAACAGATTCATTAAGTCAGGGAAATCATCAGggagttaaaggctttatatgcgattttgttgatccagcagatgtcgcccttgagcaccagcatgaaaccaaaacaactcgtgctgcattgttgtgttagcatgctaatgctagcgatctttattatgctcgtatcttcacactgcatgtaaatttacctgaaatgagcgtgatctagaaacacagttaagcagtgagtacagtatgttattcttcttttctctagtccctcaattaaacaacttttatacacgaggggaggagtcagccggccgtcccggcgatgtaaacaaagtgaagataggactctgaaaactctgaaaacatcacagacagtgggactcgggtgttacacccattgtagacagtcatgactcacagagttattttcagaggatatacttgatttatattacaagtgtgaaaaatcacatagaaagactttaacaaAACTGGCTAAACGTGTCTGAGGCTCCTCTGCAGACGGTGTGTGGTTTCTTATTTTTGGCTAATGAGAAAACGTGGTAACGCAACATGGCAGACTCCTTAGACAAGACCTGCTCCGTACGTACATTTACGTTGTTTTATTCCAACTTTTCTGAAAGTTTTTTGAACTAATCTGATTTCTAGGTGACTGTACTTTAAGAATACTTTTCAtgatttgtaaataatatatttaagttCTGCTGATAGAAACCCCGGTCTTTTACGCACTGGCCCTTTAAGGTTTTGTAGCTCTACATATACTGTAATTATATAAAATCATCTgtattctgttgttttaatgtgttagTGTAGAATTGATACATAGCCTACATTTTGGAATATTTAAGAGATTTtagtaaagacattttaaaaaatatttggatTCCAGAAATCCTACTGTATTGTATAAGCATAGCATACCCAATGGAAACCTCAGATGTCCTGCAGTTCTGCAACATTTTCTGTACTTTATGGTTCCTAACTGAgaatagaccttttttttttattctggaaGAAAATAGATCTTCAAACAGATCACAGTAAGACTAGCAGACTCTCCAAGGTTAAGAGTGTTTGCAgagaaatacataaaaactgGATCGAGAAAAATGAAGCTTTCTGCATGTCCACTCAACAATGGGGGGGAATTTCTAAGATTTAAAGTCCAActtgttttttatcatttagcAAACTGAAAGCCAAAGTCATTTTTAGCCGATTTTTCGAAATAATCCTAAAGGAGGAAGTCGATGAACATTTGTTAAACAAATGAGGCCCCAGCAgctaaaaaagtccaaaatgcATGTTTCTAACAGATGACCACGGTGAGGGAGTGAAAACTCGCTGCAGCCCCTACCGACGCTGACAGCATGAGTTATTAATGCAACAAAATCACACGTGAGCCTCCCACAGCAGAGCACGAGTTCTGATATTAACTTCTTTTCCATATCGAAAAGCGGCCGTGCGCAGAGTCACATGCAGTCATCCCGCCGCTCCTGGCCACCTGGTGTGACTAAGTGATATAATTGCAATGGCATTCCTCCTAAGTGaccattagtctctcaatgcaTTGTGGTGATTGCAGTCCGTAATTGACTGATCGAGTGTCAAAGGAGCAGGCTGATTACGTAATGGAAGAAGGGCTGTGAGTTATCAAAGGGGTTTTGTTAGGGTGTACAAAAACAGCAGGAGAAAAGCAGATCGGAGGCGGCGTCCAATTCAGCCTGGATTAAGAGCTCCCTTTAAAAATATCCATTAAGATATCACGACTATTTAATCTCATCAGATAAAATATTCCGCTTTTACCAAATGTTAACCATCGcgtccaataaaaaaaaaaaaaaaaacgatacaCACCCTTCCTACTATCTTGCCCTTCTCGTTCATGCAGATGTAATGTTCGCTCTCTTTCCCTTTTATTCGAATGTGACTCCCGAAGGTTTCCGTCTCGACCACAAGAagagctgaaagagaaaaagaaaaagtgaactcGGTTAGGGAGCAGGTTAAACATGTTACccaaaacaaaatgattgtATTCTGGTGAAACTGTGTTTTTACTCTTCTACACTTTTGCAATTATCTTTAATTTCTGCAAAATGTGCAATTTATTTGAGACCTCCAAAATGattttattccccccccccccgctccctcCAAGTATGAACCGTGCAACTAGAGGCTCTCAGATCCAGAATAGAGAAAATAATACGTATTTATAGCTGAAAACAACAGAATTCTGGAAGATCCAGAAATATGaattcttgtgttttggctCTGCATACATTTTCATACGACTTGATATGATGAATATTGCAAACAATGCTTATGTGCATGTTGAAAAATATGATGTTTCCAactcaaaaataaacaaaaaatgaatacattgtGGGTCTCAAGAGCAAATATGAAACACTTGTTACGGCATATTAAGCatatcactttatttatatgtGATAAGACAACAAAGCCACCGTCACTTCAACCTGACACAGCAGTAATCCACTCTCGAGACACACATCCCGGCGGCTCTTTCAATtcccccccgcctcctcctcatccCAAACGTTAACCCCCGCGAGGTCACCTTTGTCTCGGCTCGCCCCCCTCAGACCAGCAAAGAGATCTGCCAAAACATTTTGTGGAGCGGTTATGTGCCCCTCAGGATTAGGTTTCAAGTTCCCTTTAGTCTGTGCTCACTCAATCAAAAAGTTAAGATGATCCATTTGTTTAACACACAGGGCCATTCAGTAGCGCTCAAGGGAGAAGGGGGAAGAATAGGCGAAGGGGACGGGACAGGCTGGAGGGCAGAAGTgactcccctcctcctcctcctcctcctcctcctcctccttctgctcccCTCAACCCTAAAATCCAACCTTGGAGAGAAACTCGAAGAAGGAAACCTGCTGAAAGGTGTAACGAAGGGTAGGTGAAAGCTATTGTCTTATTTTAGGGCTTCACATTGCAGACTTTTCTTTGCACTGGAGAGATCAGTCTGGCTCTTTTTTGGgagaaaacaggaacaaacaatGGTTTGTACTCAAAGTAAATAGTTATTATAAGGACATATAAGTTCTGAGAGTCAGATCAGACTACACTTTGGCCTTCTTACACCCGAGCTTGGACCCAAATTTTGACCTCAAGTATGATGTCTTTGCACAAGAAAATCAGATAAAACAGTGTCCCCCTATtataactttttttgttgttgtgcccTGTTCAAACcaagttttatatttttctgttaaAGTATGAACCTgacagaacatttaaataatctttTGGAGGACTTCTGAGTGTATGGATGTTACAGGTGTCCCTCCACCGATggtaaaattataaaaatggaGCCTAAAAGATAAAGAAGGGTGGATTTATTTGCAACAGCATCGGCATGCAAACATCTTTGAGGAAGACAATTTGTGTGTTCTGGTTATTTCTCTACACAATCCTTCAACTTGAGACTCCGTTGGTTGCCATTGTTGGTATTTACAACGCCTAAAATCCGACAGAAACTTCAATCAAGATTGAAAATGTTGTCAAAGTTAACATCAGATTTTTAAGATCGCCCACTCAATCCCATTTCTAACGACTTCTGAACCCcaacatatacaacatttttttttccgatGCACTAAACAACGCGGGGCTGCAATATGTGGTCACTCGTCAAAATGTCTAAAAACGTTTTCTGTAAGTCCGTCTTGCAGCATTTATCAGTTAAAAAGCCTTTTGCCGTGACAAAGCATTAGTCCTGAGTGGACAAAAAGCATCATTTACAATGGATTCTTCTGGACAAAAGGATTGTTCTAGTCtcttaaaaatgacaaatatgcTTTGCAATTACAGGAGAAGGATTGCCCTAGTCTCTTAAAAGTAATTCATTTGATTCTCTAATACCCCAAAGGAATAATAATGCTTGCACTTTGCTGCACTGATTCGTCATAAAGCTCTAAATTGAGGCAATATATTTCTCCTGCAGTGGTTTGTATCCCTCCGCCGTGAAGCTGCAGTGACCGAGAGAGTGGATTGGAGCAAAAGAAAATATCTTCCTGATTATTATTAGTGAGTGCAAAGGAGTTCACAGGTGCCAGGTACTGCAGCTggatggggaggaggaggaggaggaggaggaggaggaggtagacgagaaggggggaggggcagAGGGTGGAATTGGCAAGGCCTCATGGGAAAAATTGGATCTGCTTCCACTCAAGCTCTAACAAGCAGTGAGGAAACTTCGCCTCGGCGCATCTGAACACACTCACTCAAGAGGCGTTCAAGACCAGCAATTTTCGAGGCCGTGAGTCAGCTGTTATGAGCAAAAAATATCTGCAGGAGAGTGCAACACCAGTCCCGCCGCCCTATGTTTGTGCCACTGCATC encodes:
- the fgf24 gene encoding fibroblast growth factor 24 isoform X2, with amino-acid sequence MSLLPSRFIYVCLHFLVLYFQLQESQQSSADFRFYIENHTRNPDDLSRKQVRIYQLYSRTTGKHVQILGKKVNANGDDGALLVVETETFGSHIRIKGKESEHYICMNEKGKIVGRPDGRKQECVFVEEFLENNYTALVSAKYKGWYLGFNRKGRPKKGSRTTQRQQEVHFMKRQPKGRLDPLEEFRFTTVTKRTRRARRLKPNSKRN
- the fgf24 gene encoding fibroblast growth factor 24 isoform X1; amino-acid sequence: MSLLPSRFIYVCLHFLVLYFQLQESQQSSADFRFYIENHTRNPDDLSRKQVRIYQLYSRTTGKHVQILGKKVNANGDDGGKYALLVVETETFGSHIRIKGKESEHYICMNEKGKIVGRPDGRKQECVFVEEFLENNYTALVSAKYKGWYLGFNRKGRPKKGSRTTQRQQEVHFMKRQPKGRLDPLEEFRFTTVTKRTRRARRLKPNSKRN